A genomic stretch from Phaeodactylum tricornutum CCAP 1055/1 chromosome 22, whole genome shotgun sequence includes:
- a CDS encoding predicted protein, protein MADASDDAATYSQKRRSPRCLFRSSRQIESTTNFAAANSSTCAVWGLPEEIVFHIVTFVAAPTTRATVLCHQIAPLCRASYRALLNNQQSSASLWDKVLREDYGVSQSMADSRRSCKRLRRCPVERVRDAHVLIQDNTEIAYFYLSEMVQSRCKGDLTRSKMCRLLDEYGPHLRTNTVVSSGGTYLVEVCRARNVKESTILACVKELVESRGAQVDVLTRESPQSSQTALCVAAARGMSTIVQYLLQVHSASRDERSSGRFRLHTAPKKTISFRFQTALEIAEMMKDAESKEGATAQSLVSLNHCIRLLREDNRI, encoded by the coding sequence ATGGCCGACGCGAGCGACGATGCTGCCACTTACTCACAAAAACGTCGTTCACCGCGTTGTCTCTTTCGATCTTCGAGACAAATCGAGTCCACGACGAATTTCGCTGCAGCGAATTCTTCGACTTGTGCGGTCTGGGGACTTCCGGAAGAAATTGTGTTTCATATTGTGACGTTCGTTGCTGCCCCTACCACCCGTGCTACAGTATTGTGCCATCAAATTGCTCCGCTCTGTCGCGCTTCCTACAGGGCATTACTGAACAACCAGCAAAGTAGTGCTTCTTTGTGGGATAAAGTGCTGCGAGAAGACTATGGCGTTTCTCAATCGATGGCTGATTCTCGTCGATCCTGTAAGCGCCTTCGTCGATGTCCCGTCGAACGCGTGCGAGATGCACACGTGCTCATTCAGGATAATACAGAAATCGCTTACTTTTATCTTTCGGAAATGGTTCAGAGCAGATGCAAAGGAGATTTAACCAGAAGCAAAATGTGTAGACTTTTAGACGAGTATGGACCCCATTTGCGTACTAACACTGTCGTCTCATCGGGAGGGACATATTTGGTTGAAGTTTGTCGAGCGCGCAATGTCAAAGAGTCCACAATTCTTGCGTGCGTCAAAGAATTAGTGGAATCGCGTGGTGCTCAAGTGGATGTGCTAACGCGTGAATCTCCACAATCTTCACAAACCGCACTGTGCGTCGCAGCCGCTCGCGGAATGTCAACTATTGTCCAGTACTTATTACAAGTTCATAGTGCATCCCGTGACGAGCGATCATCGGGGCGCTTTCGGCTCCATACAGCACCGAAAAAGACCATCTCTTTCCGTTTTCAAACAGCCTTGGAAATTGCCGAAATGATGAAAGACGCGGAAAGTAAGGAAGGGGCAACGGCGCAAAGTTTGGTGAGCCTGAACCATTGCATACGGCTTTTGCGTGAGGATAATCGAATTTGA
- a CDS encoding predicted protein, with protein MGRGQESQPRTGFCCPSRDGSCARDTVPISYTERWSKTKTAARKQGLPTTTNGIEFAQTRSSNVGESRPASIIAGLTIRFRTRFRIMKDIFHLRKHKEDADDLSSPKESAGGSTNSSPNRSPNKMTNVLTGVTKVVGSTVTKAKQGVVPALGGFNNAGPNTAVVKVSEQWDIRMPPVKKHMMGGHMVPTMRSTVAFWSQKHRRVSMEIRGPPDDAEGNVKPSAAGLKRKNLEDNEFVVVRILKESKGQGDHDSDDDDDQSVVPSGAADEGNMVVDHSGKHWKTHGTYRLEDIDILKSHGKTVEMRLGSGNEMVIRDVKFEGEKEANAFVKNLEHLGTLEKTRARQQVELYKSSRTASDSARKGMSRALGPDGSDGDEKINILVEIVSAMDLPVADLLSTDAYVIVRMGGSEVHRTSVISKNLNPIWTLSTGSLFLIQKTPEEFFGATSGMSFLLKDYDAFGANDVLGRVSVSLDEVLKATGERTEYDIAPDKPGKSAAGETAGKLYLRIKPATQDDIEFMKVLPANAKKGGVYIDETYLPPRPPNSKILKRMTKRGENREHLHRVKPFPDPDRPEDQTKWLTEEQIEKEAMKPSTKWVEAGSGSLGKVYFEILKCDKLPNMDATTLNIRDKTDAFACIAFEDCLINTDVIGDSLSPRWPHWSRRAFAFNIDHPSSDMFVSVLDYDPPMGVGQVASRATSTVHDPIARCLLNVSKLSPNTVYTMDFPLFYGELAEHRKKQRGTMTVRMRIEWNDIRGAMIKGIKPSITNYVSCSKMIDYQVAHYTTEGVHDYNKWSMTTFTKHIEELQSYEKVLPYLQEAGMTLLLWRGHHPVVVAGKTFNLPLHSITAFAWAILISWNFNLFPSFLVFSIGWAMVASSEYQRKTPSPWHRCRSFFVLFNMLATSKTQPFVIKPNQNIEAVKAFNEAAAEREKRHLKQKELELKHDEELRKELGEEINDAEAGDVDIATQSKNPLSALTSLNPLKGVLYPIQLQLGQGVVALRIAKSIFLWEESYYAFWITIACFAGSLVICWVPWGWVLRWIFRIAVLVISGPWMMIVDQYYFREDPNLTEKERENAVKARLQSRYTAVLQAATNYQIRKERAIKLKDMKRYMFGKYLLRVPRFMEDEFTDIPLPTSYAEAYDPDNATPVTIAERKFGQNLSGDMIPVREVQAAEAKQGSDGLSESKKRGFLRARMTDAGKIKNQAERIPLLGKAFGRKSKEYDSTKHFSFCAARLREIMDYYPEDLLVGVFPLVFAVNSILGEETFTKEDSKSSSSHRSLFEKFLDAIAASLIHDGAEEGDRKRTVSLFRSEDESSDDDDTSDGHYRRKGGGALSTGIYSGFGRRNFDPSRLNNVASKTAYAKALQHGEGFFERARIESVSTKHGFPPSKDPEGHSNLAQSLPAALSTKDNAKLKSLFEKHPLDGILPSGWLEKHVHALPSVILVVCTVSSSQTQQDRADKHLYNTVEHLYYSLVPKRQCTIHVIGLLQDNVTIAQGDGWCRAVNNEMLGNETGSRSHKRVGIPPLEVSILRTVADLESNDTGLPTSDALRALHRRIRSSSLQYYLSQARRTKEKLALLKQLSQRGSGPPEPLLPLLIRYCFKIAIFYEFQWKHEKSLKFMSDAYLYVTTFYQYLQLRRRNIACIPKTSEKLSSQDAINLTADNTDIIGSGSKDDQGSDSLCEWWYTPLLSPTDDMAHQCRAVAEWLHLKLLLAGFVSGTTEGLLASSQQWRQHVRIFATRRRPFPVNETAVWYDWVYILQQRVVLGQLLERHPPKVSELANGELQLQFSIWKCRESAVEALLGLANALDYTTPTEDMPLLDPMRARYVGQLDPETMQARLRELMSVDHRAKALDLVLQAISSFEQELEEEKRGFFAEDVFSEGSSSRTGARLYYLAGGILLAKGRHQEAVGQLQKASKLSRGWRELELAIRRMLIECYERHLPSASEAKESSQTLGSMILDSYFNAEMSSTDLRCALNHFASINGGNVLRWYHDTIEEDNPSLPFCFQITFPNTIFATAGDTVDASILIKSNLDYAVHINSVTLVSLAGDLPIAKLDLLGATNASEGDQGKGIIVQRNSEITISTSVKLPKDVSAIATDDSGNGGETQGKAGKGSFAKSARPRTSGITSAGGARLVSEDQLVQGNSVSQGWNMRFLGGKPLRCDGLKMTFYPVQVEKAIGGEAVTFIELWIEKKESRTAANIKRTPFEEENYIASAWSRPWGLPLSRGPRSIRVLDPTPQLVIRNLTDPVTKGTALEGTVNRTVLQLQAGPSEMCTNIEIKVSCFSVLVTPNGATKRLVSVIKSEEEVDGSINMNNPAFRTPTLLRRCPHDAEPSIAERGYKTPPGWRSLEATERYKLPSLRGGEATLFNVDMYRPAPFVKNSSAIQANDVLDGSTIDYSICKTDFYVTVTYQQERPAAHRKKGGRRTGRQKPQMSRSVSAATEEANPVECAVTVDNVSNSVSTDLVSLEYSSSVIWTQPLIAKFALGTKKQNQSGSRHPSNSLLVEMSQRKDNDSEFSLIDGEHFVTKCSLTINDSIESLRAELVEIRFEDNQADEEPLRLKLLNGLLRENSNVLYKPTTGDPLRKLGADSTFLISYAMVAQLKEGFEKGGVSAKLGSLLVDWIPSALILDNAFENKFVGTSGSLVHGPLAMGAPLTIRFPGPPCYIEGPPFETRLQDIDPAPQVSIPFRVAYEICNLTGQHQTLTISMDQRGEDGEDDALSLSGLIVSGLLHSELYLAPMEKSTFAYTALPVRAGMTRLPSLWVSSFRHNAWVVREDAGSQRPLCVLP; from the exons ATGGGGCGGGGGCAAGAATCTCAACCCCGGACTGGATTTTGTTGCCCCTCGCGGGATGGATCTTGTGCTCGCGACACGGTACCCATTTCGTACACGGAACGCTGGTCCAAAACAAAGACTGCCGCACGGAAGCAAGGTCTACCTACTACTACTAACGGTATCGAATTCGCACAAACACGATCGTCGAACGTCGGAGAATCCCGACCCGCATCCATTATTGCAGGCCTTACT ATTAGATTCCGTACACGGTTTCGTATTATGAAAgacatttttcatttgcGCAAGCACAAAGAGGATGCGGACGATCTTAGCAGCCCGAAAGAATCCGCAGGCGGCTCGACGAACAGCAGTCCCAATCGTTCACCCAATAAAATGACCAACGTATTGACCGGAGTCACCAAGGTTGTCGGCAGTACGGTGACCAAGGCCAAGCAAGGAGTCGTCCCGGCATTGGGCGGGTTCAACAACGCCGGACCGAATaccgccgtcgtcaaagtTTCGGAACAGTGGGATATTCGCATGCCACCCGTCAAGAAACACATGATGGGAGGGCATATGGTACCCACTATGCGCAGTACGGTCGCCTTTTGGTCGCAGAAACATCGTCGCGTCTCGATGGAGATTCGAGGACCGCCGGACGATGCCGAAGGTAACGTTAAGCCCAGCGCGGCGGGGTTAAAGCGCAAGAATCTGGAAGATAACGAGTTTGTCGTGGTGCGAATATTGAAAGAAAGCAAAGGACAAGGGGATCACGActctgacgacgacgatgaccaGTCCGTTGTCCCATCAGGGGCCGCGGACGAAGGAAATATGGTGGTGGATCACAGTGGCAAACACTGGAAAACACACGGAACGTACCGTCTCGAAGATATTGATATTCTCAAATCGCACGGCAAGACGGTAGAAATGCGTCTCGGATCGGGCAACGAAATGGTGATTCGCGACGTCAAGTTTGAAGGCGAAAAGGAGGCCAAcgcctttgtcaaaaatttGGAACACTTAGGGACGTTGGAAAAAACTCGCGCCCGCCAACAGGTGGAGCTCTACAAGTCCAGTAGGACCGCCAGTGACTCAGCCAGGAAGGGTATGTCGCGGGCTTTGGGACCCGACGGTAGCGACGGTGACGAAAAGATTAACATTCTCGTCGAAATCGTCTCGGCGATGGACTTGCCTGTGGCCGATCTCCTTTCTACCGACGCCTATGTGATTGTGCGCATGGGAGGAAGTGAAGTACATCGCACGTCGGTTATTTCCAAGAACCTCAATCCGATTTGGACGCTTTCGACGGGATCACTCTTCTTGATACAAAAGACACCGGAAGAGTTTTTTGGTGCCACGTCTGGGATGAGCTTTCTCTTGAAGGATTATGACGCGTTTGGTGCTAATGATGTGTTGGGTCGTGTTAGCGTCTCGCTGGATGAAGTGCTCAAGGCGACCGGAGAGCGAACGGAGTACGATATCGCCCCCGATAAGCCCGGCAAGTCGGCAGCTGGCGAAACAGCTGGCAAATTGTACTTGCGAATCAAGCCAGCAACCCAAGATGATATTGAG TTTATGAAGGTTCTTCCCGCAAACGCCAAGAAAGGTGGAGTCTACATCGATGAGACCTATCTTCCTCCCCGTCCTCCAAATTCTAAGATTCTCAAACGTATGACGAAGCGTGGAGAGAATCGCGAACATTTG CACCGCGTGAAACCGTTCCCCGATCCAGACCGCCCAGAAGATCAAACAAAGTGGTTGACCGAAGAACAAATAGAGAAGGAAGCCATGAAGCCCTCGACCAAATGGGTAGAGGCTGGATCAGGCAGTTTGGGCAAGGTTTATTTTGAGATTCTCAAATGTGATAAATTGCCAAACATGGATGCGACGACGCTGAACATACGTGACAAGACTGATGCGTTTGCGT GTATCGCATTTGAAGATT GCCTCATTAATACGGATGTTATCGGTGACAGTCTGTCGCCCCGCTGGCCACACTGGTCGAGACGGGCCTTTGCATTCAATATTGATCACCCTTCGTCGGACATGTTTGTTAGTGTCCTGGACTACGATCCGCCAATGGGTGTCGGACAGGTTGCCTCTCGAGCCACATCGACAGTACATGACCCAATTGCCCGCTGTTTGCTTAATGTGTCCAAGCTTTCGCCAAATACGGTTTACACGATGGAT TTTCCGCTCTTTTACGGAGAGCTTGCCGAGCATCGTAAGAAGCAACGAGGAACCATGACAGTGCGAATGCGTATTGAATGGAACGATATTCGCGGTGCCATGATCAAGGGCATCAAGCCTTCTATCACTAACTATGTATCTTGCTCTAAGATGATTGACTACCAAGTAGCCCATTACACAACCGAGGGGGTG CATGATTACAATAA GTGGAGCATGACGACGTTTACGAAGCATATTGAAGAGTTACAAAGCTATGAGAAAGTCCTGCCTTACCTGCAAGAGGCGGGTATGACG TTATTGCTCTGGCGCGGTCATCATCCAGTTGTCGTCGCGGGCAAGACCTTCAATCTGCCTTTGCATTCAATCACAGCTTTTGCATGGGCCATTCTTATTTCGTGGAATTTTAATTTGTTCCCgtcttttcttgttttttcGATTGGTTGGGCGATGGTTGCGTCTTCCGAGTATCAGCGTAAAACACCATCGCCGTGGCATCGTTGCCGCAGCTTTTTTGTCTTGTTCAACATGTTGGCCACGAGCAAGACGCAGCCTTTTGTTATCAAACCCAACCAGAATATAGAGGCCGTGAAAGCCTTCAACGAAGCCGCAGCCGAACGAGAAAAGCGTCATCTCAAGCAAAAGGAATTAGAGTTGAAgcacgacgaagaattgcgGAAGGAGCTCGGAGAAGAAATTAACGACGCTGAAGCCGGCGACGTGGATATAGCTACACAAAGCAAGAACCCACTCTCAGCACTGACGTCGTTGAATCCTCTAAAAGGTGTCTTGTATCCAATTCAGTTGCAATTGGGTCAAGGGGTTGTAGCGCTTCGTATCGCCAAGAGCATTTTTCTGTGGGAGGAATCTTACTATGCCTTTTGGATTACTATAGCGTGTTTTGCTGGATCTCTTGTGATTTGTTGGGTTCCATGGGGCTGGGTTCTGCGTTGGATCTTTAGAATTGCAGTGCTTGTCATCTCCGGGCCGTGGATGATGATTGTTGATCAATATTACTTTCGGGAAGACCCCAATCTCACGGAGAAGGAAAGGGAGAACGCAGTGAAGGCTCGTCTCCAGTCCCGCTACACGGCCGTCTTACAGGCGGCGACAAACTATCAGATTCGGAAAGAACGGGCAATCAAACTGAAAGATATGAAACGCTACATGTTCGGAAAATATCTTTTGCGTGTTCCACGTTTCATGGAAGACGAGTTCACCGATATTCCGCTACCTACTTCGTACGCGGAAGCCTACGATCCAGACAATGCCACTCCAGTGACTATCGCGGAGCGCAAGTTTGGACAAAACCTGTCGGGTGACATGATTCCCGTTCGCGAGGTTCAGGCGGCCGAAGCGAAACAAGGGAGTGATGGTTTGTCGGAAAGCAAGAAGCGAGGGTTTTTACGGGCGCGTATGACGGATGCCGGTAAAATCAAGAACCAGGCCGAAAGAATTCCCCTGTTGGGCAAGGCGTTTGGAAGGAAGTCAAAGGAATACGATTCTACCAA ACATTTTTCCTTCTGTGCGGCGAGATTGCGAGAAATTATGGATTACTACCCCGAGGATTTGTTGGTGGGCGTTTTTCCGTTGGTTTTTGCCGTAAATTCGATTTTAGGAGAAGAAACGTTTACGAAGGAAGattccaagtcttcgtcatccCATCGAAGTTTGTTTGAAAAATTTCTTGACGCCATCGCCGCATCTTTAATCCATGATGGAGCCGAAGAGGGCGATCGAAAACGAACAGTCTCTCTCTTTCGTTCGGAGGATGAATCAagcgatgacgatgacacTTCCGACGGTCACTATAGACGCAAAGGCGGAGGCGCCCTGTCGACAGGAATTTATTCCGGCTTTGGTCGCCGCAATTTTGATCCATCGCGACTAAACAACGTGGCTTCCAAAACGGCGTACGCCAAAGCGCTACAGCACGGCGAAGGGTTCTTTGAACGGGCGCGCATAGAGTCGGTCAGCACAAAACACGGATTTCCTCCTTCAAAGGACCCTGAAGGCCACAGCAATTTGGCGCAGTCATTGCCGGCCGCACTTTCCACAAAAGACAACGCAAAGCTTAAGTCTCTGTTTGAGAAGCATCCTTTGGACGGAATTCTACCTTCGGGTTGGTTGGAAAAACATGTTCATGCGTTACCCAGTGTGATACTAGTTGTTTGTACCGTTTCCTCGTCCCAAACCCAGCAAGATCGGGCTGACAAGCATTTGTACAACACAGTCGAACACTTGTACTACAGCTTAGTACCCAAGCGTCAGTGTACTATCCACGTGATTGGGCTTTTGCAAGACAACGTGACAATCGCTCAGGGAGATGGCTGGTGCCGAGCCGTGAACAACGAAATGTTAGGAAATGAGACCGGTTCGCGGTCCCACAAGCGTGTCGGTATTCCGCCTCTGGAAGTTTCCATTCTACGCACTGTTGCTGATTTGGAAAGTAACGACACGGGATTGCCGACGAGTGATGCCTTGCGAGCTTTGCACCGACGCATTCGCAGCTCCAGTCTACAGTACTATCTGAGTCAAGCACGACGGACCAAAGAAAAGCTCGCATTATTGAAGCAGCTAAGCCAGCGAGGGAGCGGGCCGCCTGAGCCGTTGCTTCCCCTACTTATTCGATATTGTTTTAAGATTGCCATATTCTACGAATTCCAATGGAAGCACGAAAAGTCTCTGAAGTTCATGTCAGATGCCTATCTCTACGTCACAACATTCTACCAGTACTTGCAATTAAGGCGTCGGAACATTGCCTGCATCCCTAAAACGTCGGAAAAGTTATCGTCGCAAGACGCCATCAACTTGACTGCAGACAACACAGACATTATCGGGAGTGGCTCCAAGGATGATCAAGGTTCTGATAGTTTATGTGAATGGTGGTACACACCATTACTATCCCCGACCGATGATATGGCACACCAATGTCGGGCCGTGGCTGAATGGTTGCACTTGAAGCTGCTTTTGGCCGGCTTTGTTTCAGGCACAACGGAAGGTCTACTGGCATCGTCACAGCAGTGGCGTCAGCATGTCCGCATCTTCGCAACTAGACGGCGTCCTTTCCCTGTCAACGAGACTGCCGTATGGTACGATTGGGTATATATTCTTCAACAGCGTGTCGTCCTGGGTCAACTTTTGGAGCGACACCCACCAAAAGTATCTGAATTAGCCAATGGAGAGCTTCAGTTGCAATTCTCGATTTGGAAGTGCAGAGAGTCTGCTGTCGAAGCATTGTTGGGTTTGGCTAATGCACTGGATTATACAACGCCAACGGAGGACATGCCATTGTTGGATCCCATGCGAGCACGGTACGTAGGCCAACTGGACCCGGAAACAATGCAAGCTAGACTCCGAGAGTTGATGAGCGTGGATCATCGCGCAAAAGCCCTTGACCTCGTGCTTCAAGCCATAAGTTCGTTCGAACAAGAGCTGGAAGAAGAGAAGCGTGGATTTTTTGCCGAGGATGTATTCAGTGAAGGTTCTTCGAGTCGCACTGGTGCCCGACTTTACTATTTGGCCGGAGGGATACTGCTTGCCAAAGGTCGACACCAAGAAGCTGTTGGCCAGCTGCAAAAGGCTTCCAAGTTATCCCGTGGCTGGCGTGAGCTAGAGCTGGCCATCCGTCGCATGCTGATTGAGTGCTACGAAAGACATTTACCGTCTGCATCCGAAGCAAAGGAAAGCAGCCAAACATTAGGGTCAATGATTTTGGATTCATATTTCAATGCGGAAATGTCATCCACTGACCTTCGCTGCGCACTAAATCATTTTGCGTCAATAAATGGCGGCAATGTGCTTAGGTGGTACCACGATACAATTGAAGAAGACAATCCAAGCTTACCCTTTTGCTTCCAGATAACCTTTCCAAATACCATTTTCGCAACTGCTGGAGACACCGTTGACGCGTCAATCCTCATCAAGTCGAATCTAGATTATGCTGTACACATCAACTCAGTAACGCTAGTGAGTCTAGCTGGAGACTTACCTATAGCCAAGCTTGATCTTCTGGGAGCGACAAACGCGAGCGAAGGCGACCAAGGGAAAGGAATAATTGTTCAGCGAAATTCGGAAATTACAATTTCGACAAGTGTAAAGCTGCCCAAGGATGTGTCGGCAATCGCGACTGACGACAGTGGAAACGGAGGGGAGACTCAAGGTAAAGCTGGTAAAGGTTCATTTGCTAAAAGCGCCAGACCTCGAACATCCGGCATCACTTCAGCAGGCGGTGCTCGACTTGTGTCCGAAGATCAACTTGTGCAAGGAAACAGTGTCTCGCAGGGATGGAATATGCGCTTTTTGGGAGGCAAGCCCTTGCGTTGCGATGGACTTAAAATGACATTCTACCCAGTCCAGGTAGAGAAGGCTATTGGAGGGGAAGCCGTGACCTTTATTGAGCTGTGGATCGAGAAGAAGGAATCTCGAACAGCTGCAAATATAAAGCGAACTCCATTTGAGGAAGAAAATTACATTGCATCAGCTTGGTCTAGACCTTGGGGTCTTCCGCTTTCCCGAGGACCACGCTCAATTCGAGTTCTCGATCCAACACCTCAACTAGTGATACGCAATTTAACAGATCCGGTCACAAAAGGCACAGCTTTAGAAGGAACCGTAAACAGAACAGTGCTTCAACTGCAGGCTGGTCCTAGTGAGATGTGCACAAACATTGAGATCAAGGTCTCATGTTTTAGCGTTTTAGTTACTCCAAACGGCGCAACCAAGCGTCTGGTTTCCGTAATCaagtcggaagaagaagtggaCGGATCCATTAATATGAATAATCCAGCTTTCCGGACTCCTACATTACTTCGACGCTGTCCTCATGACGCAGAGCCTTCCATAGCGGAACGTGGATACAAAACTCCTCCAGGATGGAGATCTCTTGAAGCAACAGAGAGATACAAGCTACCTTCTCTTCGAGGTGGAGAGGCAACACTTTTTAATGTTGATATGTACCGCCCTGCTccttttgtcaaaaacaGTTCTGCAATCCAGGCAAATGATGTACTCGATGGATCTACAATTGATTATAGTATTTGTAAGACGGACTTTTATGTTACTGTCACCTATCAGCAAGAGAGACCTGCGGCTCACAGAAAGAAAGGAGGCCGTAGAACAGGCCGCCAAAAACCACAAATGTCAAGAAGTGTCTCGGCAGCAACTGAAGAAGCCAATCCGGTGGAGTGCGCTGTCACGGTTGACAATGTTTCTAACTCAGTGTCTACTGATCTTGTATCACTGGAATACAGTAGCTCTGTCATATGGACACAACCGCTCATCGCAAAATTCGCGTTGGGAACGAAgaaacaaaatcaatcagGCAGTAGGCACCCCTCCAACTCTCTTTTGGTGGAGATGTCTCAAAGGAAAGATAATGATTCCGAATTTTCCCTTATTGATGGGGAACACTTTGTCACGAAGTGTTCATTGACAATAAACGACTCCATTGAAAGCCTACGAGCGGAACTTGTTGAAATTCGCTTTGAG GACAACCAGGCTGACGAAGAGCCACTCAGACTGAAGTTACTGAATGGACTTCTCAGAGAAAACAGCAACGTGTTATACAAACCGACAACAGGGGATCCTCTCCGCAAGCTTGGAGCCGATTCCACTTTCTTGATTTCATATGCCATGGTGGCTCAGCTGAAGGAAGGATTTGAGAAAGGAGGGGTGTCGGCAAAGCTTGGCTCTCTCCTGGTGGATTGGATACCGTCGGCTCTGATACTTGATAATGCCTTCGAAAACAAATTCGTGGGCACATCGGGTTCACTTGTGCACGGACCACTTGCCATGGGTGCACCTCTCACCATACGTTTCCCCGGGCCACCTTGCTATATTGAAGGGCCTCCATTTGAGACCAGACTCCAAGATATTGATCCAGCACCGCAAGTCTCGATTCCTTTTAGAGTTGCATACGAGATCTGTAATTTGACTGGCCAGCATCAAACCCTTACTATCAGCATGGATCAAAGAGGTGAAGATGGAGAAGATGATGCGCTTAGTTTGAGTGGACTTATTGTTTCGGGCCTTCTTCACAGCGAGCTCTACCTTGCACCAATGGAAAAGTCCACGTTCGCTTATACCGCTCTTCCAGTAAGAGCAGGTATGACGCGTCTACCGAGTCTTTGGGTATCCTCTTTCCGGCATAACGCATGGGTCGTAAGGGAAGACGCAGGAAGTCAAAGACCGTTGTGTGTCCTTCCGTAA
- a CDS encoding predicted protein, producing MQVSQQSALAVSNFASVLCCLCGVPISPNAANTCATCLASSSDITRGISTEATVHQCRGCQRWHKDAGKWVACELESRELMALCLAHVSGLKASKHGAKVRLIDAGWIWTEPHSMRLKVRLTVQREVESGTILQQSFTVVFVVRNQQCIECQAEFRQGSWKSLVQVRQRVSHKRTFLYLEQLILKHGAHRGCLSIETFRDGMDFYFPDKGKAARFISFLENVCPIKVKTSKKLIGTDDKSNISNYKYTSLVEICPLCKDDLLHLPIKMARKLGSISRLVLVKNITNVIHLIDPLTGQMAQMSSEAYWCEPIRPLITAARSRMTRYIVLGKEPVFLRTNVSKRMTNRKQRTKLACVTLAREDDMGVNNHQYEEQSHMGYLMKAGDVCVGYDLKETQFVSDEAESLRSELKLPNVVILRKLYGAVAAGETNAVKRRMWRLQRLDVAVAETAATGKGVKNAAEADEMDEEDFLQEVEADKDMRMNMNVYKSDFHKRNAPAMMGTEGDVSECEDGEDDEDDQQITLDELLDGLV from the coding sequence ATGCAGGTTTCCCAACAATCTGCTCTTGCGGTGAGCAATTTTGCGTCGGTTCTGTGCTGTTTGTGCGGTGTTCCAATCTCCCCGAACGCGGCGAACACGTGCGCCACGTGCTTGGCTAGTTCGTCTGACATTACCCGTGGTATCAGTACGGAAGCAACCGTGCATCAGTGCCGCGGCTGTCAACGATGGCATAAAGACGCTGGAAAATGGGTTGCTTGTGAGCTGGAAAGTAGAGAGCTCATGGCGCTTTGTCTGGCGCACGTTAGTGGACTGAAAGCTTCCAAGCACGGCGCAAAGGTTCGTCTCATCGATGCCGGTTGGATTTGGACCGAACCTCATTCGATGCGACTCAAAGTCCGCTTGACAGTTCAAAGAGAAGTCGAATCCGGTACAATTTTACAACAGTCCTTTACTGTCGTCTTTGTAGTGAGGAATCAACAGTGTATCGAATGCCAGGCCGAATTCCGACAAGGGTCCTGGAAGTCGCTGGTGCAAGTTCGTCAGCGTGTCAGTCACAAACGCACTTTTCTTTACCTAGAGCAGCTAATTCTGAAACACGGAGCTCATCGTGGTTGTTTAAGTATCGAAACTTTTCGGGATGGTATGGATTTTTACTTTCCAGACAAAGGCAAGGCAGCTCGCTTTATTTCCTTTCTCGAAAACGTGTGTCCCATCAAAGTCAAGACATCGAAAAAACTCATTGGAACAGACGACAAATCGAATATTTCCAACTACAAGTACACGAGCTTAGTGGAAATTTGCCCCCTTTGCAAGGATGATCTGCTTCATCTTCCAATCAAGATGGCACGCAAGTTGGGTAGCATTTCTCGTCTCGTTCTTGTCAAGAATATTACAAATGTGATTCACCTTATTGATCCATTGACAGGCCAAATGGCACAAATGTCCTCCGAAGCGTACTGGTGTGAACCAATTCGTCCCTTGATTACAGCTGCCCGTTCTCGCATGACGCGTTACATTGTGCTTGGAAAGGAACCGGTGTTTTTACGAACAAATGTGTCAAAGCGAATGACAAATCGCAAACAGCGTACTAAATTAGCTTGTGTCACGTTGGCACGTGAAGACGATATGGGCGTCAACAATCATCAGTACGAGGAACAATCGCACATGGGCTATCTAATGAAAGCAGGTGATGTATGTGTTGGCTACGATTTGAAGGAAACACAGTTCGTCAGCGACGAAGCCGAGTCGCTCCGATCGGAATTGAAACTCCCCAATGTGGTCATTTTGCGCAAATTGTACGGAGCCGTCGCTGCTGGAGAAACTAACGCTGTCAAGCGGCGAATGTGGCGTCTTCAGCGCTTGGATGTGGCTGTCGCCgagacagcagcaactgGTAAGGGCGTCAAAAACGCTGCCGAAGCCGATgaaatggacgaagaagattttcTGCAGGAAGTTGAGGCGGATAAGGACATGCGCATGAATATGAATGTTTACAAGAGCGACTTTCATAAGAGAAATGCACCAGCCATGATGGGAACCGAAGGAGACGTTAGTGAATGTGAAGACGGcgaggacgatgaagatgaccAGCAGATCACACTCGACGAGTTGCTAGACGGGCTGGTT